The following proteins come from a genomic window of Blastocatellia bacterium:
- a CDS encoding type II toxin-antitoxin system HicB family antitoxin: MAVRVFTAILHKEEDLYVAECPEVGTVSQGYTVEEALGNLKEATELYLEEFPAPEVTRPLVTTFEVSVRG, translated from the coding sequence ATGGCGGTGCGAGTCTTCACGGCGATCCTTCACAAAGAGGAAGATTTGTACGTTGCAGAATGCCCTGAAGTGGGAACAGTGAGCCAGGGATACACCGTTGAGGAAGCTCTTGGCAATCTCAAGGAGGCGACAGAGCTATACCTGGAGGAATTTCCCGCGCCTGAAGTAACGCGACCTTTGGTGACGACCTTCGAGGTGTCTGTTCGTGGTTAA
- a CDS encoding DsrE family protein, translating into MTRIAIVVSGGSFNNIFQVSTLIRTLAAMPGTSIRVFFRDEAVIKLTIARINEYNFSEMVRDQESAIIERLKEAEFTDLQSFLRDSKEHGDDVKLFACTSSMYMYGISEGDLIPEIDEPKALGDFLREDVAGADQVFTF; encoded by the coding sequence GTGACTCGCATTGCCATTGTGGTATCGGGTGGGAGTTTCAACAACATCTTCCAGGTGAGCACGCTCATTCGCACGCTGGCTGCCATGCCGGGGACTTCGATTCGTGTCTTCTTTCGGGATGAGGCGGTGATTAAACTCACCATCGCTCGAATCAACGAGTACAACTTCTCCGAGATGGTTCGCGATCAAGAATCTGCGATTATCGAGCGGTTGAAAGAAGCCGAGTTCACGGACCTCCAATCCTTCCTCAGGGATTCTAAGGAGCATGGCGATGATGTGAAGCTCTTTGCCTGCACGTCATCCATGTATATGTACGGGATCAGTGAGGGCGATTTGATCCCGGAAATTGATGAGCCGAAGGCGCTCGGCGATTTCCTTCGGGAAGATGTCGCCGGGGCCGATCAAGTCTTCACGTTTTGA